The genomic interval CGGCTATATAATTGCTTGGTGCTTCACTCAATACTAATTACCTCAAAGCTCCAACTGCACTAAaactagaaatattttttcaatgggagacgtcgagatcacgttctaagCTAAGTAGATGTCCCAACCagagaaacaaaaagtttgaacaaaacaGATAATACAGAACAATTGATAAACAAAGATAAAACAATTGATGACGTATTTGGTGTTCAATAATCCATAATGTGTTTGACATTGTTGCCTCATTTTGGAAATTAAGTGtaaaacaaaatatgtcaCCGGAGTATGAAAAAGTCAATAACCATACAGTTTGTTAATGaactttgccatttttggacacttatGAAAAGTGCGGTAATTGCCCCTTAACTCTTAAAGATATTGATCTGTTGCTAATAATTTGCCCTAAGAGGGGATTTGAACCCCGCCTTTAGTGAAAACCTAATACCCcctctcaaaaagtaaacaatgGCAATTGTGGTTGATCCATGTGTGTCAGAaattttgatggttttatGTGCAATTCTAATTTAGCAATATTGCAATAGTATTACAGTCTGTATCTAAACTAGAGTTTTGACTGGGAAACATGGCTTTCCAGATTTTAACCAACACATTGGGTGACTACTAAAGTAATGTGACAGCTTTAAGTGTGGGTGATGCTTAAACATAAGTGtataacatggcgcagtcgaTAGGATCAGCTGCTGCCCTCTATCTACATCATAAGCTCTCCTAGTGTGAGGGATTGGAGCATTGTGACTCTCCCGTAGAATGGATTTGAGCGTGTGAAGTCAGTGGGCCAAGTGGGCAAGCTGGCAAGGTGGTCTCGTGACCCGATGGTGGGGCGACCTTGTGACCCCGATGATGGGGCGATCTCGTGATTCCAATGATGGGGCGATCTCGTGACCCGATGGTGGAGGGACCTTATGACCCTGATGGTGGGGCAATCTCGTAACCCTGACGGTGGGGCGATCTTGTGACCCGATGGTGGGGTGACCTTGTGACCCCAATGATGGGGCAATCTCGTGACCCAGATGGTGGGGCAACCTTGTGACCCCAATGATTTGGACCCGTCAATTTGCTCTTAAACCAAGTCTTGTGCAGGTTTGGTTGGCTGTTGTTGTCCGTCCTTTTCAACTTTATTCTCGATAATTATCTACTAAAAgtgacttttatttttgttaaaataaaAGGCTTTCTTTTTAAAGCCTGTTACTTACTTCACAAATAACAAGGGAGGTTGCGTAGAGCCAGCTGATGCATAGCATCGTTGCTAATAAAATGAGGGCAAGTTTTGAGGCGACaatatatttttcagttcCAAGTAGCTTCAGTATGAGTGAGTGCAGCAACATCACTGAAAACTAAGACAGATAATACAATTTGCTTATATACTTTAACTTTCTGAGGTAATTTTTTAGTAAACGAATGTAACGCCATCAAACTGGTGAAGGGTCTTGTGTTCTTGAACAATCAGAACTTCAGCGTGACCGAGAGCATATGATCAACATTGTTTGAGCCCTTATTCGGTTCCGAAACTCATGGATTGGTGTGATTGATCGGCTCCACTGTTGGCTATCTTGACAATTTGTTTTATGGTTTGTTTGAAGGAGAACACTACTAAATCGTGCTGTAGTAGTGTCGTGATCAGCCACATGTATGCGGATCGTTCAATGACTGATGTTTCATTACTTTTATGGCTTGGTGACAtgcactctctctctcactgAAATCATGACCTCTTTTTTGGTATAACTAAACAGACATGAAAACGAAAATAGGATCTGGATAGTGATCCTAAAAGTGGCCTTGACAATGGCGGCAGGAAAGTGCATTGGAGTTGTTGCAAGATATCAATCAGAGAAATATTTGGCAATAAGCACGATAACAAACTTTGCCCAAGACGGGAAAATGCAAGGTTCAAGCGTGCCTTTCTCGGACGGACCTACTCAAAGTTTGGCCTGAACCTGGAACTCATCATTGGGACGGTCCTTTTCTTGGTAGTCGGTTCATTTATCTGGACGCTTTTCAGTGAAACTTCAAGTTTGCGATACTAGATACAACAAGTCGGCAAGTTTCTTCGCTAGGATATCAATTTTCCTCACTCCTCAACCCTTCACGACCGACCATCGTGTTAGACTTAACCGcaaatggtttgaaagaaGTTCTTAGAGTGACCAAGTGCCTCAGTTGTGTCTCTTCTACAAGTAAGGATCCTCcatcacgaacttctagaaaaaGAAAGTATCCTTTACAAATAAGTCCATTCCAATTGTAAGTAGCTTTGTTGACTGTATCCAtagaattcattttgaaattgaacctgGAATAGAGTGAAGCGTCAAAAATCTACCGCGTACACCACGGGTTTAGGGTAAGTTTTGATAAGAGATTATGTCAGTTTTGAAGCTTTGTCTTTATTCGGTGCGGGTTCGATTCAAATCTATCGGAGGTAAAAGGTAAGGGGctagttattttttttttaagaccTATTATACAAGTTGTATGATTATGCAATATGTTTTACATAATTTGAACCATTAACATCAATTTGCTACtttgaaattccaaaattTAAGTCTAGTGAAATTGCTGATACAACTGAGACttaattgcaaaaagaggcatcaaaaccaagaaatgTGCAGGTAAAATGTTTAAACATGATTCTTGAAACAGGATGATGGTTGtggcgcagttggttaacgcgcgaccgagctttgctcgggttcataggttcgatcctaggtctCCCACACCCCAATACTCGCCCGTGTAATGGATCATCGCTTCAAATGGCGGACCaggaacccagaatgggacgaaatCAGAATTATGTACTGTATATCAAATATATGTAAAAATCTGATTCAATGAGAAGCAATCTTTCaataaacatttaaaaaaatcaaaatcaaacaagaCACAATgttattacaaatatgaattaAGGCATTTTATTAATAcccttttgaaaacaaagaagatgCCAAATCTACTCTGACTAACAAAGTTTGTACTGATAATTCTACTCACAATGGGCAGATAACTGAATatcgaaaagaaaatatttgtctttctttcttctaatTCTAATGCATGCATGCTTTACATGACTGATGAAGTTTGAAATAAGACGACTTATGCTTATAAAAATCCATTAACATCATCACCTCACTAGAGAATGGGTTACTAATAGAGATTCATTTTTCCGAAAAAATCATTACGTCAACCAATCTAGGTTTCGCTCCATAGCCCGTTATGGTTACCTTTTCCACTTCCAATTTTCCGCGGGTGCTGAACAAGGAAGCAccgttggaacttggaactacCTACCTACTACCTACTACGTATCAACTCGCACAAGCTCTGAGAAAGTGGTGCACAAATTTCAAAGAGCAACCCACCCTTGGTACAGGAAAATGACTTCGCCGAAAAGGGAGCGAAGAATTATTGTCAGTTTCATTGCTCATTTCCCTTAGGGTGGACGGACCAACAAAAGGCGAATATTCTCTAAGAATATCCGAACAActgagaataaaaaaaaacatcatcaatcatcatcgccaaaaaaagaaaccgtGTGAAGTGTAACTAATAACTCCAATATTTAAGGTCTGCTTGGACCAGGCAAGCATTTGATACAGGTCAAAGGCGACTGAAGATTGCAAGATTCCCTCATACCAACCATGTCTTCAAGGAATCGGAAAGATCGTAGCTACAAGGAGGTTCGCCGAACCATCGTCAAAAACCAGCGAAAGAAGCACAAAGACACATACCAAGAGGAAAGGTTAGGCACAAATCACCACGTACCTTTACTCCCCAACTGGTTCATGGACCTTGGTCTGCCCCTCAATTTCCCAATCAATATCAATCAAACCttgtccatttccattttcagttATGTCGATTCCTATCGTAGTGTGGCCGTTCATTTGTCCGGAAGTGACTTGAAGAACACCATGAAACCCACGGGAATGCCGTCTCACTTCAAATTGGAAGTCACCAATGATGGCGTGGACGACGCCATGTACTTGAAGCAAGCGGAACATCTCATGAAACGAGGGGTCTATGGACCAGCTCTGATGTATCTAGAAACCGCCCTCTTGTACAATCCTATCTCTAAGGTAAGACAGTTTTCCAAATGAATTAAAAGATCACCCATCCTCACCAGTTTATGCAACACTTTTCACATTTCCACAGTATACTCAAGCGACACGGGCCAAGTGTTATCTGTTGATGGGTCGATGGAACGAAGCCTGCCACTCGGCCGAGGCCGTCCTCGAGGACGACAAGACTTATGTCAAGGCACTTTTGGTCAAGGCCGAGGCCCTCTATAACACATGTGACTTTGAACATGCTTTGGTGCTCTTCCATCGGGGACAGGTGAGTTGGATTTTTGCAGTAAAAGTGTGATAtggcttttattttttataatgTTAGCGAAGATTGATGTCTCTTTCGAAATGCTGACTTGCGTCGTTTTATTCTGCAACAATGGAAAAGAGTGGGACtggttttttattttcattttgatgagcTATCAGTAGCAGgatccttgaaaatgatgtgCTTACATAATACGGTCAATTTCTGTCCCGAAAAGAATATTCAATGGCATTCAAATGTTATCCTCACATTCTTGTAGGGTTAGGCGCTTTGAGCAAGAATATGGAAAAAAGATAATTGAAGGCCCATGTCGTTACggagaaattgccatttcaaaCACGTCTTGGcaattgaaatgagtttcGCCCAGTAATTGAAATACCCGAACTAATAGTCATTAGGTCATGAAGTAATGTCTTAATCAAACACTATTTTGAACCCTTGCATACATATGTTCCATTTTGTCCGAAAGTCGTAAATCATGATCTACATTTatttcgttggtggaccaaatatcatatagattgaaaggtaataaatagacgaattataacctttcatttaatagtactggggttTACATTTCCCCAACATGAAACtggttttgcaaaagtttgaagcgaTGAACAGAggttccaaaacatttcattcTCCAATCTTAAAAATTAAAAGCCCtcaaagttgtctcctaaATTAGACCCCCAAActaataccctaaaccatggaggtttctagatcaaatttggttcctctgggtgaagagacctctaaaatgcaaatacttttatatttgctcttttttgtgTAAAGTGTTGAGATTCTAGTTgtattttcaggaaaagcttgagcttttgccaacagGGCAACAGGACAAGCAGGAATGATATGAGAATTACAGAACAACTATCTTATTAAACTACATAATATACAAACCTAGAAGATTGGGATAATGCAGTATTAAAAGGAGGTGCAGAAGGTATCTTTAACAAtatgtcttcaaaaatatcccttagctttttcctcaaccaggttttaataaacaattgcaatgaaagtaaaggtttacaattttgagccctgCAAAAAATCCAGGAtagtcaaaaaatgaagtacttgcttctctttgggttccttcaattttgaattgctaAACTGTTTAAATGTGTGTCCTTGTTTCTCCCTCCAACatgaggttgatttgatacTTAGTTTATTTGTTCCGTCAGTTCACGCCTTTTGTGTGCATGTGGGAAATCACGTTGGTTTTTATTTGATTCAAGAAGGTACCAGATATGAGCACAAGACGACCAAGTCCAACGTTTTGACAATCCCGAAATAAAATCTTGGGTGAAACCCCTGTCACATTGAATGAAGATAAAGAGAGCTATTTAAGATGAATGGAATACATAGGCagaaaagtacaaaaagcactttttgttaaagagatttttaaaaatatcagGCCAttaaattttacatttttctaaaattgaccaggagtcttgaaaatcattcACATATATTGCTaatttttgctgaaatggctcaaaatgcacaataaattacagaaaaatgtcaaatattactcttaaacttgcaaaatttgcagaaaaatctcggatgtgcaagtattttgcaaaatttgcactaTATGGTACAGGATGCAAGTATTGATCGGCCCTAGTCATCATACCCTTCTGACCTTCTATAGCTCCTAAGTACAAAAGACACAGTGATCTTAAAGCACGGTTTGGTATCTGTGAAACCTTGGTGTTCCACAATTGTTGCCTCCCAATCAAAATATTAGTTTGAGtcttcttttcatcaaaaatacACTTCACTTGAATCCATAGTTCTTGTGTTACTTTCTTGCTAACCCAAAGCACAACACTGAccacaaaaatgtaaaattgaCAAAAGTTCCATGAGCTGATGGGTTGTTTAGCTGGATTGAAAGGGATCAGAGATTCAGAGGAATCAAGCCCATTCCCCTTCAGGATTTGTTGGTTTCCTACTAAGTATGATACAAATGATGACTACTGACTTGAGACACCGTCTAGGACCCAACTGAGGACACTTGCACTTGAACATAGACCAATACATCGCGTTGAAATTGCACTCCAAGAAAGCAAATAGTACCAGTTGGCTCATTAGGGAATAGAACCAATAGAACAGGCttaaaagtcaattgttcaagtcATACACTATCGTCAAGTTTATTCtttcaatctctttttgaCAAGGATTGTGTGATGAAAGTGttgctttctttcaatttgagtcAAACATTTGACCAAGTACTCTTTAATAATCATATTctaatagttttttttttaaatagccATGGCCATGAGTTTATCATTTAAATTTTCATAAACCTAGAGCTTAGCTCTACGAGAAAATatggaagacaaaaaaatgccattgaatGTTTTCATTCAGTGTAAAAATCAGGTGTGATAAGCTCGAGAAAATGATAGTCCAAAACAAATGACAGGCTGTATAAAATATAACAAGAGGAATTATCTGAAGTCTTGAGATATACTTGATATGATTTTATTCGATCAGGAGGAAATTGTAATTTTGATTGTAGTGTTTCATATTGTAAAAGGTGGTAAATGACGGTTCTATCTAGAGACCCTGAATTCAGAGACGAGcaaggtttgacaagtggctccacttcaaaaatgtaaacgatctGTAGAACTCAAAAGTTTCccaacagattttgaactaaTGCGGTTcataagaaagagttctatcatgacaaggatcattgaatattttcttcaaggacactgccaaaatttacttgaagacaagctgattcatggatatgacATTTTAGAGTGTTGctactattttgttactttcaaaatcatttttgaacccATTTTGTCATAAGACTAGATTTCTATTTAAAACTAcgttttattgagaaataccacactaataCCATTGTAttgacaaaagacactcttaacccagtggaatgagttggtttaATCCaagttggatcaaatttgtcataaatcattcaaagcatTGTCCTATCATGCGATGCAAACGTgcgacctctttttagaagcgaCTGACTCACTGTtgagaaggtttccaaacaaagcccatgttcgttgacaattggcagccaatcagatcggtcgaatttgatgatgtatactcaacctcgcgtatctatgcctagagcatctatagtTCTATCTAAGTCTGTCTTTATGAATAACCTCAACAATTAGGAATGTTCTGTATGGCTGAGTCTTTAACTTAAATAACTCATTTTTAGCTTTGatcacaaaattcaaaattcggAGACAATAACTAGGGTGTTTGAGGATCGTGGTTATTCAATTGTCAGCTTAACGAGCGTTGAAGCTCTGGCTTACATTGATAAATCCATCCTCAAAttctttattcttttattatttaatttaccttatattcaaggggctagccagatctgacAACTCGGATTCATAGGTGGATCCGATGCTATACGAATATAAAGCTAACTAAAATGAATTCGCTCTTTGTCTTGAAGTGATGGGGATCATATTCTCAGTAATGGTAAGGAGGCACACAAAAACGTACTCCAGCCCTCTGGAATCAGTAGGTTAAGACAGATGTTCCCAAAAAAGCATTTATTTTAACCCCATTAAAGGATGGGGCATGTTTGAGAACTATACATGTTTTCTTTGGTTGAATTTTTGCCACGACAATGCTTTTGTTTAATAAATAAGTTAAaattcaatatcttttttgacacatttcaTTACCTTTTAGCACCTTTTTGGGCGATTTTTTTGTCTCCCTTTTTCCAAGATTTAGTcacaaaccatttgaaacCTTAAGTTCTGATGCAATACAAGTGTGTCAGCTCTTTTGGGAAAAAACTGGCTCCTTGTTGTGCTTTGTTTGGAACTTTTTACAGGTTCATCGAATATTCACAATCAGAtcgttcaaatttgaagacGTATACTCAAGCTCGTGTGTCTCTCTGAGGggcgatctgattggctgtcAGTTTTTGATGAACGTGTAAAAGGTTCCAAAGAAAGCACAGCAGGGAGACGGTCATTTCTAAAAAGAGCTCATCCATTTGCATGGCGTATGAAGTGGAAGTTTTAGATGTT from Tigriopus californicus strain San Diego chromosome 5, Tcal_SD_v2.1, whole genome shotgun sequence carries:
- the LOC131880562 gene encoding outer dynein arm-docking complex subunit 4-like; its protein translation is MSSRNRKDRSYKEVRRTIVKNQRKKHKDTYQEESYVDSYRSVAVHLSGSDLKNTMKPTGMPSHFKLEVTNDGVDDAMYLKQAEHLMKRGVYGPALMYLETALLYNPISKYTQATRAKCYLLMGRWNEACHSAEAVLEDDKTYVKALLVKAEALYNTCDFEHALVLFHRGQVLSPETEEFRLGIQKCRKTIQCSVGPEFDFRPNGVETMYESIQKACEVESSMNAAEFLTEKQRLKMVQSHQESFDCDGRSDTNIQSVAKQKKSKKVDRLFEDKEYLSRLASGIGDPEGGKPRGSVTNKISSTAREALTFLEARVEFWKQVELGPKSRVMTK